One genomic segment of Vulpes vulpes isolate BD-2025 chromosome 2, VulVul3, whole genome shotgun sequence includes these proteins:
- the LOC140596671 gene encoding protocadherin alpha-7-like, producing MVCSKQGDREHRHLLLFFMMLTAWEPASGQIHYSVPEEAKHGTFVGRIAQDLGLELAELVPRLFRLASKGHGDLLEVNLQNGILFVNSRIDREELCGRSAECSIHLEVIVDRPLQVFHVEVEVKDINDNAPVFPETQKYLFIAESRMLDSRFPLEDASDADIEENALLTYRLSPNEFFSLDVPTNDEQVKPLGLVLRKPLDREQSPELHLLLTATDRGKPELTGTVQLLVKVLDANDNAPAFDRTVYAVKLPENVPNGTLVIKLNASDLDEGLNGDIIYSFFSDISPDIKSKFYIDAVSGEIIAIGHIDFEENKTYKLRVEAIDKGSLPLAGHCTVLVQVLDANDNAPELTVTSLSLPILENAQPGTVITLISVSDRDSGANGQVTCSLTPQAPFKLVSTFKNYYSLVLDSALDRESVANYALVVTARDGGSPSLSATASLSVEVADVNDNAPAFAQPEYTVFVKENNPPGCHIFTVSARDADAQENALVSYSLVERRVGERALSSYVSVHAESGKVYALQPLDHEELELLQFQVSARDAGVPPLGSNVTLQVFVLDENDNAPALLPLPGARGGGGALSEPVSRAVGAGHVVAKVRAVDADSGYNAWLSYELQPAAGGARSPFRVALYTGEISTTRALDEADAPRQRLLVLVKDHGEPALTATATVLLSLVESGQAPRPSSRVSAGGAGAGAALVDVNVYLIVAICAVSSLLVLTLLLSTALRCSARPSEGACGPGKPTLVCSSAVGSWSHSQQRRQRVCSGEGPPKADLMAFSPSLPPCPGSLNATEDPQASLQSSGKVQGHLNQNLNGL from the exons ATGGTGTGCTCAAAGCAAGGCGATCGGGAGCACCGGCATCTACTGCTGTTTTTTATGATGCTCACAGCCTGGGAGCCCGCGAGCGGTCAGATCCACTACTCGGTCCCGGAGGAGGCCAAACACGGCACCTTCGTGGGCCGCATCGCCCAGgacctggggctggagctggcgGAGCTGGTGCCGCGCCTTTTCCGACTGGCGTCCAAAGGCCACGGGGACCTTCTGGAGGTAAATCTGCAGAATGGCATTTTGTTTGTGAATTCTCGGATCGACCGGGAGGAGCTGTGCGGGCGGAGCGCGGAGTGCAGCATCCACCTGGAGGTGATCGTGGACAGGCCGCTGCAGGTTTTCCatgtggaggtggaggtgaaggACATTAACGACAACGCGCCTGTGTTCCCCGAGACACAAAAGTATCTGTTTATAGCCGAATCCAGGATGCTTGACTCTCGGTTTCCACTAGAGGACGCTTCCGACGCAGATATTGAGGAGAATGCGCTGTTGACTTACAGACTGAGCCCCAACGAATTTTTCTCTCTGGACGTGCCAACAAATGACGAACAGGTAAAGCCTCTTGGACTTGTATTACGCAAGCCTTTAGACAGGGAGCAATCTCCGGAACTTCATTTATTGCTCACGGCCACTGATAGAGGCAAACCTGAGCTGACTGGCACCGTTCAGTTACTCGTCAAAGTGCTGGACGCCAATGACAACGCCCCAGCTTTTGATAGAACAGTCTATGCCGTGAAATTACCAGAAAACGTCCCCAATGGGACTTTGGTAATTAAACTTAACGCCTCAGACTTGGATGAAGGCTTGAATGGGGATATTATTTACTCATTCTTTAGTGACATTTCCCCAGATATAAAATCTAAATTCTACATAGATGCCGTAAGTGGAGAAATTATAGCAATAGGACATATTGactttgaagaaaacaaaacctacaaACTTCGAGTGGAAGCAATCGATAAAGGCTCCCTACCACTAGCTGGTCATTGTACAGTTCTTGTGCAAGTTTTGGACGCTAATGATAATGCTCCAGAGTTGACTGTtacctccctgtctctccctaTCTTAGAGAATGCTCAGCCCGGCACAGTCATCACCTTGATCAGCGTGTCCGACCGTGACTCTGGCGCCAACGGGCAGGTGACCTGCTCACTAACACCCCAAGCCCCCTTCAAGCTGGTGTCCACCTTCAAGAATTACTATTCGCTGGTGCTGGACAGCGCCCTGGACAGAGAGAGCGTGGCGAACTACGCTCTGGTAGTGACCGCACGCGACGGAGGCTCGCCTTCGCTGTCGGCCACGGCCAGCCTGTCCGTGGAGGTGGCCGACGTGAACGACAACGCGCCGGCATTCGCGCAGCCCGAGTACACGGTGTTCGTGAAGGAGAACAACCCGCCCGGCTGCCACATCTTCACGGTGTCGGCGCGCGACGCCGACGCGCAGGAGAACGCGCTGGTGTCCTACTCGCTGGTGGAGCGGCGCGTGGGCGAGCGCGCGCTGTCGAGCTACGTGTCGGTGCACGCGGAGAGCGGCAAGGTGTACGCGCTGCAGCCGCTGGACCACGAGGAGCTGGAGCTGCTGCAGTTCCAAGTGAGCGCGCGCGACGCGGGCGTGCCTCCCCTGGGCAGCAACGTGACGCTGCAGGTGTTCGTGCTGGACGAGAACGACAACGCGCCCGCGCTGCTGCCGCTgcccggggcgcgcggcgggggcggcgcgctGAGCGAGCCGGTGTCGCGGGCGGTGGGCGCGGGCCACGTGGTGGCCAAGGTGCGCGCGGTGGACGCGGACTCGGGCTACAACGCGTGGCTGTCGTACGAGCTGCagccggcggcggggggcgcgcgcaGCCCGTTCCGCGTGGCGCTGTACACGGGCGAGATCAGCACGACGCGCGCCCTGGACGAGGCGGACGCGCCGCGCCAGCgcctgctggtgctggtgaaggACCACGGCGAGCCGGCGCTGACGGCCACGGCCACTGTGCTGCTGTCGCTGGTGGAGAGCGGCCAGGCGCCCAGGCCGTCGTCGCGGGTgtcggcgggcggcgcgggcgcgggcgcggcgctGGTGGACGTCAACGTGTACCTGATCGTGGCCATCTGCGCGGTGTCCAGCCTGTTGGTGCTCACGCTGCTGCTGTCCACGGCGCTGCGGTGCTCGGCGCGGCCCAGCGAGGGCGCGTGCGGGCCGGGGAAGCCCACGCTGGTGTGCTCCAGCGCGGTGGGGAGCTGGTCGCACTCGCAGCAGAGGCGGCAGAGGGTGTGCTCTGGGGAGGGCCCGCCCAAGGCCGACCTCATGGCCTTCAGCCCCAGCCTGCCTCCGTGTCCCGGATCTCTAAATGCAACTGAAGATCCACAAGCTTCTTTGCAGTCCTCTGGAAAG GTGCAAGGACACCTGAATCAGAATTTGAATGGACTTTAA